A region of Deltaproteobacteria bacterium DNA encodes the following proteins:
- a CDS encoding adenylate kinase, with protein MKLVLFGPPGAGKGTQAKKIEDKYDTAHISTGDMLRGAVRNGTELGRLAKSYMEKGELVPDGVVIGIIKDRIGEDDARNGFMLDGFPRTVPQAEALGEMLNSEGESIDAVISIEVDDREIITRILERQKIEGRQDDTEDVVRNRLDVYRNQTEPLKSYYGDEGVLYEVDGMGSVDEVFDRIDSVLAGLKT; from the coding sequence ATGAAATTGGTATTGTTTGGTCCCCCCGGAGCCGGAAAGGGAACTCAGGCAAAAAAGATAGAGGATAAATACGACACGGCGCATATTTCCACGGGTGATATGCTGAGAGGCGCGGTTAGAAACGGCACGGAGCTCGGCCGGCTGGCAAAGTCGTATATGGAAAAGGGCGAGCTTGTCCCGGACGGCGTCGTAATAGGTATTATAAAGGACAGAATCGGCGAGGATGACGCGAGAAACGGCTTCATGCTGGACGGTTTTCCCCGTACGGTGCCCCAGGCCGAGGCTCTCGGCGAAATGCTCAACTCTGAGGGGGAGTCGATTGACGCAGTAATATCCATTGAGGTGGATGACAGGGAAATAATAACAAGAATACTGGAACGCCAGAAAATAGAGGGCAGGCAGGACGACACCGAGGATGTCGTAAGAAACAGGCTTGACGTATACCGTAATCAGACAGAGCCGCTCAAGTCCTACTACGGGGATGAAGGCGTTTTATACGAGGTTGACGGCATGGGCTCCGTAGATGAGGTATTCGACAGGATCGACTCGGTATTGGCCGGCCTAAAAACATGA
- the secY gene encoding preprotein translocase subunit SecY: protein MNRNVSAIPRIPELNKRLLFTAFMLIVYRLGVFVPIPGIDPEQIVRLFEQTRGTIFDILNMFSGGALERASVFALGVMPYITSSIIMSLLVKAFPTLEAMQKEGEAGRRKINQYSRYGTVLICVVQGFMLAVTLEGGIGSGAAVVKEAGWTFRIMTVLTLTAGSLFVMWLGEQITERGIGNGISLIIAASIIVGLPGGLWDIVRLISTGELTVFGVALIFILLVFIVGFIVFVERSYRKIPVQYPRRVVGRKVYGGQSSHLPLKTNTAGVIPPIFASSLLIFPATVLTFINVPFLRDMSDLLFQNIIVYNIIFAALIIFFAYFYTAIIYNPDDLADNLRKNGGFVPGIRPGKKTAEYIDKILGRITFIGAIYVAFVCVIPSFLQREPFNLPFYFGGTSLLIVVGVTLDFVQQVESFLITHSYEGFVKKGGMKGPKRYNV from the coding sequence ATGAATAGAAATGTAAGCGCTATTCCTAGAATACCTGAGCTTAACAAGCGCCTTCTCTTTACAGCATTCATGCTCATCGTTTACAGACTCGGCGTTTTTGTGCCGATTCCGGGCATAGACCCCGAACAGATAGTAAGACTCTTCGAGCAGACAAGGGGTACGATCTTTGACATCTTGAATATGTTCTCCGGAGGAGCTCTGGAGCGCGCGTCGGTTTTCGCGCTCGGGGTAATGCCTTACATAACCTCTTCCATTATCATGTCTCTTCTGGTGAAGGCGTTTCCTACGCTTGAGGCTATGCAGAAGGAGGGGGAAGCGGGGAGAAGAAAAATAAACCAGTACTCCCGTTACGGCACGGTGCTTATATGCGTGGTTCAGGGCTTTATGCTGGCCGTGACGCTTGAGGGAGGCATAGGTTCCGGCGCAGCCGTAGTCAAAGAGGCGGGCTGGACTTTCAGAATCATGACCGTGCTTACGCTGACGGCGGGGTCGCTTTTTGTAATGTGGCTCGGTGAGCAGATAACGGAGCGCGGTATTGGAAACGGTATTTCCCTTATAATCGCCGCTTCGATTATTGTCGGGCTGCCGGGAGGGCTTTGGGACATAGTAAGACTCATAAGCACCGGTGAATTGACCGTGTTCGGCGTTGCGCTCATATTTATCCTGCTTGTGTTCATAGTCGGTTTCATAGTGTTCGTCGAAAGATCGTACAGAAAAATTCCCGTCCAGTACCCGAGGAGGGTCGTCGGCAGAAAGGTATATGGCGGCCAGTCATCTCACCTTCCTTTGAAGACAAACACAGCCGGGGTTATACCGCCTATCTTCGCGTCATCACTGCTTATTTTCCCCGCTACGGTGCTCACCTTTATAAACGTGCCGTTTCTGAGAGATATGTCGGATTTATTATTTCAAAACATAATTGTGTATAATATTATATTTGCAGCGCTAATAATATTCTTCGCTTACTTTTATACGGCTATTATTTATAATCCGGATGATTTGGCGGATAATTTAAGAAAAAACGGAGGCTTTGTTCCCGGAATCAGGCCGGGCAAGAAAACTGCCGAATACATAGACAAAATCCTGGGAAGAATAACATTCATAGGCGCGATATATGTAGCCTTTGTGTGTGTAATACCTTCTTTTCTTCAGAGGGAGCCGTTTAACCTTCCGTTTTACTTTGGTGGCACATCTCTCCTGATTGTGGTCGGGGTGACGCTTGACTTTGTTCAGCAGGTCGAGTCGTTTCTGATTACCCACAGTTATGAGGGTTTTGTAAAGAAGGGCGGCATGAAGGGTCCAAAGAGATATAATGTTTAA
- the rpmJ gene encoding 50S ribosomal protein L36 produces the protein MKVRASVKKICDKCRIIKRKGVIRVICSNKRHKQKQG, from the coding sequence GTGAAAGTTAGAGCGTCTGTAAAAAAGATATGTGACAAATGCAGAATAATTAAACGAAAAGGCGTAATAAGAGTCATTTGCTCGAATAAAAGACATAAACAAAAGCAAGGGTAG
- the map gene encoding type I methionyl aminopeptidase, producing MIYLKTKEEIEKMHTASQIVVDALGKLRENVVPGVSTWDLDRMAEELALKKGARPAFKGYSNYPASVCFAINEEVVHGIPSKKKLLKEGDIVGLDFGVSLDGYYGDSAITVPVGKVSSLAEKLLKVTEESLQRGIREAYPGNGLFEISGAIQNYVEEEGFSIVRSFVGHGIGKKLHEDPQVPNFVPDNGNRSRGVKLKPGMVIAIEPMVNVGRPDIKILNDGWTAVTVDGTLSAHFEHTVAVTEEGPKVLTQRN from the coding sequence ATGATTTATTTGAAAACAAAGGAAGAGATAGAAAAAATGCACACCGCTTCGCAGATAGTTGTCGATGCCCTTGGGAAACTCAGGGAAAATGTTGTCCCCGGCGTATCGACCTGGGATCTTGACAGGATGGCTGAAGAACTGGCCTTGAAAAAAGGGGCCAGGCCGGCGTTCAAGGGGTATTCGAATTATCCCGCTTCGGTCTGCTTCGCTATAAACGAAGAGGTTGTGCACGGTATTCCTTCCAAGAAAAAGCTGCTCAAGGAAGGTGACATAGTCGGTCTTGATTTCGGAGTAAGTCTGGACGGGTATTACGGGGATTCGGCGATTACGGTGCCCGTGGGCAAGGTGTCCTCCCTGGCTGAAAAGCTGCTTAAAGTCACCGAGGAGTCACTTCAGAGAGGGATTCGGGAGGCGTATCCCGGAAACGGGCTGTTCGAAATATCGGGTGCGATTCAAAATTACGTGGAGGAAGAGGGATTTTCAATTGTAAGATCTTTCGTGGGACACGGGATAGGTAAAAAACTGCATGAAGACCCCCAGGTTCCGAATTTTGTTCCGGATAACGGAAACAGGAGCAGGGGAGTTAAATTGAAACCCGGGATGGTGATTGCGATAGAGCCTATGGTTAACGTCGGCAGGCCGGATATAAAAATATTGAATGACGGCTGGACGGCCGTTACGGTTGACGGCACGCTCTCGGCTCATTTCGAGCACACTGTCGCGGTTACTGAAGAGGGACCCAAGGTGTTGACACAGCGGAACTAG
- the infA gene encoding translation initiation factor IF-1, with the protein MAKEERIEFEGTVLEALPNAMFRVEIEGGHEVLAYVSGKMRTRFIRILPGDKVKLELSPYDLSKGRITYRLKK; encoded by the coding sequence ATGGCAAAAGAAGAGAGAATAGAATTTGAGGGCACGGTGCTTGAGGCGCTGCCCAATGCGATGTTCAGGGTGGAAATAGAAGGCGGGCACGAGGTGCTTGCGTACGTTTCCGGAAAAATGAGAACACGCTTTATCAGGATTCTGCCCGGGGACAAGGTGAAGCTTGAGCTTTCCCCCTATGATCTTTCAAAGGGCAGGATAACTTACAGACTGAAAAAATGA